One Nitrosarchaeum sp. DNA window includes the following coding sequences:
- a CDS encoding SDR family NAD(P)-dependent oxidoreductase produces the protein MKLSGKVAIITGGSRGIGFATAKIFVENGAKVVITAKDSKRLEKAASQLANTIGITADIRNKNDVKKVVEQTIKKFGKLDILINNAGVFPKIKQLHEIDESEWNEVLDVNLTGQFRFTKEAIPHLRKTAGTIINISSDAGLKAYQGFNADAYSASKAGIIILTKCWALEYAKDKIRVNCICPGVVDTDMTKPFLKTQKDREFMDNEHPIGRIGKPEEVAKAILYFASDDAAWTTGAILAVDGGESIK, from the coding sequence TTGAAATTATCTGGAAAAGTTGCTATTATAACTGGTGGAAGTAGAGGCATTGGTTTTGCAACTGCAAAAATTTTTGTAGAAAATGGTGCAAAAGTAGTGATAACAGCAAAAGATTCAAAACGATTAGAAAAAGCTGCTAGTCAACTTGCAAATACAATAGGAATAACAGCAGATATTAGAAATAAAAATGATGTCAAAAAAGTAGTAGAACAAACGATTAAAAAATTTGGCAAGTTAGATATTTTGATAAATAATGCGGGGGTATTTCCAAAAATAAAACAGTTGCATGAAATTGATGAATCGGAATGGAATGAAGTATTAGATGTGAATCTTACAGGACAATTTAGATTTACAAAAGAAGCTATCCCTCACCTACGAAAAACAGCAGGGACAATAATTAATATTTCATCTGATGCGGGATTAAAAGCCTATCAAGGATTTAATGCTGATGCGTATTCTGCATCAAAAGCTGGAATAATTATTCTTACAAAATGTTGGGCATTAGAGTATGCAAAAGACAAAATTCGGGTTAATTGTATTTGTCCTGGTGTTGTTGATACTGATATGACAAAACCATTTTTAAAAACTCAAAAAGATAGAGAATTTATGGATAATGAACACCCCATAGGTAGAATTGGTAAGCCGGAGGAAGTAGCTAAAGCGATTTTATATTTTGCGTCTGATGATGCAGCATGGACAACAGGTGCAATTCTTGCAGTTGACGGTGGAGAATCAATCAAATAA
- a CDS encoding transcription initiation factor IIB: MTKSVGSGVRCQRCNKGVFLTDSNTGEMFCSKCGFVATDRIEQEGPEWRAFSKDEGDNRTRTGTPTSLAMHDMGLATIINPLNKDATGKPLSASMKSTIERLRTWDNRSQVHEPADRNFRQAFSELDRLKTKLALSDAVIEKTAYIYRKALDKGLVRGRSIPGLIAASLYAACRNTETPRTLTDVSNGINIKRKDIARCYRLLLRELDLKMPVVNPVKCVSRISSIAGLSEKTKRKAVEILDQAAKIELSAGKDPMGLAAAALYLSCVISGENKTQKDIAVSAGVTEVTIRNRYKGLKEALEL; the protein is encoded by the coding sequence ATGACTAAAAGTGTTGGTTCTGGAGTCAGATGTCAACGTTGTAACAAGGGAGTTTTTTTAACAGATTCTAATACAGGTGAAATGTTTTGCTCCAAATGTGGCTTTGTTGCTACAGATAGAATTGAGCAAGAAGGACCTGAATGGAGAGCTTTTTCCAAAGATGAAGGAGATAATAGAACCAGAACAGGTACACCTACTTCTTTGGCTATGCATGATATGGGTCTTGCAACAATTATCAATCCTTTAAACAAAGATGCTACAGGAAAGCCACTTTCTGCCTCTATGAAGAGTACAATTGAAAGACTTAGGACATGGGATAATAGAAGTCAGGTTCATGAGCCAGCTGATAGGAATTTCAGACAAGCATTTAGCGAATTAGATAGATTAAAAACAAAACTTGCATTATCTGATGCTGTTATTGAAAAAACTGCATACATTTACAGAAAAGCTCTAGACAAGGGTCTAGTTAGAGGACGTTCAATTCCAGGTCTAATAGCAGCATCTCTTTATGCAGCATGTAGAAATACGGAAACTCCTAGAACACTAACCGATGTTTCAAACGGAATTAATATCAAAAGAAAAGATATCGCAAGATGTTATAGATTATTACTAAGAGAATTAGATTTGAAAATGCCAGTTGTTAATCCGGTTAAGTGTGTATCAAGAATATCTAGCATTGCAGGTTTGTCTGAAAAAACAAAAAGAAAAGCAGTGGAGATTTTAGATCAAGCTGCAAAAATTGAACTTTCTGCAGGAAAAGATCCAATGGGATTAGCTGCTGCTGCATTGTATTTGTCCTGTGTCATAAGTGGTGAAAATAAAACTCAAAAAGATATTGCAGTTTCTGCAGGTGTAACAGAGGTAACAATCAGAAATAGATACAAAGGTTTGAAAGAAGCATTGGAGTTATAA
- a CDS encoding 3'(2'),5'-bisphosphate nucleotidase CysQ family protein: MKSIPILDKMPELDVAIEAAYEAGNSILEIYKSKYETFTKSDDSPITEADLKSNEIIKTILSKTNHKILSEEDKDDQKRLSEEIIWIVDPLDGTSDFIDKTGEFTVMIALIKNKKPIIGVIGWPTEKTIFAAQKGCGAFKFSEDKWKEISVTKISELSKCKAVGSRHHLSEKEKMFIKKLGIKNFTSIGSSLKVGKISSGEAEVYITTTDKMKEWDSAASHCLISEAGGKMTDMSGNDITYNNKIVNHKNGILVTNGLIHDQIVKEFKKLN; this comes from the coding sequence TTGAAAAGCATTCCAATTTTAGATAAAATGCCAGAATTAGATGTGGCTATTGAAGCTGCATATGAGGCTGGAAATTCAATTTTAGAGATATACAAAAGCAAATATGAAACATTTACAAAAAGTGATGACTCACCAATTACTGAAGCCGATTTAAAAAGTAATGAGATCATTAAGACTATTTTATCAAAAACTAATCATAAAATTTTATCAGAAGAAGATAAAGATGATCAAAAACGATTATCAGAAGAAATTATTTGGATAGTTGATCCTCTTGATGGTACTTCTGATTTCATAGATAAAACTGGAGAATTTACAGTTATGATTGCATTAATTAAAAATAAAAAACCAATTATTGGTGTTATAGGATGGCCAACAGAAAAAACAATTTTTGCAGCACAAAAAGGATGTGGTGCTTTTAAATTTTCAGAAGATAAATGGAAGGAAATATCAGTTACAAAAATATCAGAACTTTCAAAATGTAAAGCAGTTGGTTCAAGACATCATCTTTCAGAAAAGGAAAAAATGTTTATCAAAAAATTAGGAATTAAAAACTTCACTAGTATTGGAAGCTCATTAAAAGTAGGAAAGATTAGTTCTGGAGAAGCTGAAGTATACATAACTACAACAGATAAAATGAAAGAATGGGATTCAGCTGCATCTCATTGTTTAATTTCTGAAGCAGGTGGAAAAATGACCGATATGTCAGGTAATGACATTACATACAATAACAAAATTGTAAATCATAAAAATGGAATTTTAGTAACTAATGGACTAATTCATGATCAAATAGTTAAAGAATTTAAAAAACTAAATTAG
- the cysC gene encoding adenylyl-sulfate kinase: MKPFVLWMTGLPCSGKTTIVKELQKDIPNLAMLDGDELREWFSPKDFSKAGRDEHNKKVAHLAKLLLKHGVSSAVSLVSPYKENRDNAREIINSGDQFAECYVKCSVEKCEQRDVKGMYAKARKGEIKGFTGIDDPYDAPQNPDLLIDTEHEQLTDSTNKIKDFLKKRNLI, from the coding sequence ATGAAGCCTTTTGTTTTATGGATGACCGGTTTACCATGTTCTGGAAAGACTACAATTGTTAAAGAACTCCAAAAAGACATCCCTAATCTAGCTATGCTTGATGGAGATGAACTAAGAGAGTGGTTTTCACCTAAAGATTTTTCCAAGGCAGGCAGAGATGAACACAACAAAAAAGTTGCACATCTAGCAAAATTATTGTTAAAACATGGAGTTTCATCTGCAGTCTCTCTGGTTTCTCCATACAAAGAAAATAGAGATAATGCACGAGAGATCATTAATTCAGGTGATCAATTTGCTGAATGTTACGTTAAATGTTCAGTTGAAAAATGTGAACAAAGAGATGTCAAAGGAATGTATGCCAAAGCAAGAAAAGGAGAGATTAAAGGATTTACAGGGATCGATGATCCCTATGATGCTCCACAAAATCCAGATTTGCTAATAGATACAGAACATGAACAATTGACAGATAGTACTAACAAAATAAAGGATTTTCTTAAAAAAAGAAATCTAATTTAG